The Bacteroidales bacterium genome has a segment encoding these proteins:
- a CDS encoding sigma-54-dependent Fis family transcriptional regulator: MAKSHKEIIQHSHKRSIEYGIKAESSVSRKILADADLKKVLKENEELLTITIPVMEDLYQFLRGTGFIIILTDKNGCILEVNGDTEPLEEARKQKMIQGAYMDEKSIGTNAMGTAISENSPVQVTATEHFISAYHKWTCSAAPIHDLNGAIAGTLNLTGSSKLVHPHTLGLVVAAVSAVEYRMNNANIEKQLNNSNQFAFAMMNNLAYGLFAIDLNDDILWVNDTACRSVNIRRLHLINIPIDSIFRDWKEVRQKILAGESYLEIEGRFSIPKLKEKFLFSAYVIRTKDGEIPGYLLAFREYSDILQMINQYAGHNTRYTFNDFIGESEAVKSLVRYCKTIARKPSTVLITGETGTGKEIIAQSIHHESPRHDAAFVAINCGAISESLIESELFGYAEGAFTGARKGGRPGRFELADNGTLFLDEIGEMPLDMQVKLLRAIQEKAVTRVGSEKPIPVDVRIIAATNKNLDEEVKAGRFRLDLYYRINVIEVKVPPLRERREDIVPLVHFFLKIKASKFEIPIPELQPGAMEALVQYNWPGNVRELENVIEKAVILGGRIPTNDIPAGGISNNIIPDTHFEGVVTWNLEEIEKATIQKALDHFENNISRVASALGLSRNTLYLKMKKYNISK, encoded by the coding sequence ATGGCAAAGTCGCACAAGGAAATCATTCAGCATTCTCACAAACGCAGCATTGAATACGGCATAAAAGCAGAATCTTCTGTTTCGCGGAAGATACTGGCTGATGCCGATCTTAAAAAGGTTCTCAAAGAAAATGAGGAATTGCTCACCATTACAATCCCGGTTATGGAAGACCTTTACCAATTCCTCCGGGGAACTGGTTTTATCATCATCCTTACCGACAAAAACGGCTGTATCCTGGAAGTCAATGGCGATACGGAACCTCTTGAGGAGGCAAGGAAACAGAAAATGATCCAGGGCGCTTACATGGATGAGAAAAGCATTGGCACCAATGCCATGGGAACCGCCATTTCCGAAAACAGTCCGGTGCAGGTAACTGCCACAGAACACTTCATTTCGGCCTATCATAAATGGACCTGTTCGGCTGCACCGATACACGACCTGAACGGCGCTATTGCAGGAACGCTTAACCTTACAGGAAGCAGCAAACTGGTCCATCCGCATACGCTTGGCCTTGTAGTTGCAGCCGTGAGCGCCGTGGAATACAGGATGAATAACGCCAATATTGAAAAACAACTGAACAATTCAAACCAGTTCGCTTTTGCCATGATGAATAACCTGGCTTACGGACTGTTTGCGATTGACCTGAATGACGATATCTTATGGGTGAATGACACGGCCTGCCGTTCTGTGAATATCCGCAGACTTCACCTGATCAATATCCCGATCGACAGTATTTTCAGGGACTGGAAGGAAGTAAGACAGAAAATTCTTGCCGGTGAATCCTATCTTGAGATTGAAGGAAGATTCAGTATTCCCAAACTGAAAGAAAAATTTCTTTTCAGTGCCTATGTGATTCGTACAAAAGATGGGGAGATACCCGGATATCTTCTGGCATTCAGGGAATATAGCGATATCCTCCAGATGATCAATCAATACGCAGGTCATAATACGAGATATACTTTTAATGATTTCATTGGCGAAAGCGAGGCAGTGAAAAGCCTTGTGCGATATTGCAAAACAATTGCCCGTAAACCCAGTACAGTACTGATTACAGGTGAAACCGGGACCGGTAAGGAAATCATTGCCCAGTCGATTCATCATGAAAGTCCCCGCCACGATGCAGCCTTTGTTGCCATCAACTGCGGGGCCATCAGTGAGTCACTCATTGAAAGTGAACTATTCGGTTATGCCGAAGGTGCTTTTACGGGCGCCCGAAAAGGAGGGCGACCCGGAAGATTTGAACTTGCGGATAACGGTACCCTTTTTCTTGATGAAATTGGCGAAATGCCGCTGGATATGCAGGTCAAACTTCTCAGGGCCATCCAGGAAAAGGCGGTGACCAGGGTGGGAAGTGAAAAACCCATCCCCGTTGATGTACGCATTATTGCGGCTACAAATAAGAACCTGGACGAAGAAGTCAAAGCAGGACGGTTCAGGCTCGATCTGTATTACCGGATTAATGTGATCGAAGTGAAAGTGCCGCCATTGCGGGAACGAAGGGAGGATATTGTTCCTCTGGTTCATTTCTTTCTTAAGATAAAAGCATCGAAGTTTGAAATACCAATCCCCGAACTGCAACCCGGTGCCATGGAAGCTCTGGTACAATACAACTGGCCGGGAAATGTAAGGGAACTCGAAAACGTGATTGAAAAAGCAGTTATACTGGGGGGTAGAATACCAACAAATGATATTCCCGCTGGTGGTATTTCGAATAATATAATTCCGGACACTCATTTTGAGGGAGTCGTTACCTGGAATCTGGAAGAAATAGAAAAGGCGACCATTCAGAAAGCACTGGATCATTTTGAAAATAATATATCCAGGGTGGCATCGGCACTTGGTTTAAGCCGCAATACGCTGTATCTTAAAATGAAGAAGTACAATATCTCAAAATAA
- a CDS encoding GxxExxY protein → MSDLLYKDISYELIGICMNIHNYLGPGFVEIVYKDALEFELKKAQIEYEREKEYEITYKGIILDHKFYADFVVENNIILEIKASSGIPHEFIAQAINYLKVSGNQLAIIINFGESKLTYKRIVI, encoded by the coding sequence ATGTCAGATTTGTTATATAAAGATATTTCCTATGAGCTTATTGGAATATGCATGAATATTCATAATTATCTCGGTCCAGGATTTGTTGAGATTGTATATAAAGATGCATTGGAATTTGAATTGAAAAAAGCACAAATTGAATATGAAAGAGAAAAAGAATATGAGATTACCTATAAGGGCATAATACTTGATCATAAGTTTTATGCTGATTTCGTTGTAGAAAACAATATAATATTGGAAATTAAAGCATCATCAGGTATTCCCCATGAGTTTATTGCACAGGCGATTAATTACCTTAAAGTGTCTGGAAATCAGCTTGCTATTATCATCAACTTTGGAGAAAGCAAATTAACTTATAAAAGAATTGTAATCTAG
- a CDS encoding von Willebrand factor type A domain-containing protein — MKKIMLMIVITFLMTSGSVQQHITGKVVDSSNNPIPGVNIVIKGTTTGTVTDANGEFSIQVTDENAVLVFTYIGYNTEEVKVNSSGNLLVMLTENVAQLDEVVVVGYGSHRGRDKSSAKSEMQGRTSGVAIRGIASQPSMSYSKAYCNPAPDFNTEGYSAINENGYKSPLKEPLSTFSIDVDAASYSNVRRFINEGQKPVPDAVRIEEMINYFDYDYPQPDNGHPFSIITELGECPWNSDHKLLHIGLQGEKMVTKDVPPSNLVFLIDVSGSMDMPNKLPLLKKAMKLLVSQLRAQDRVAMVVYAGSSGIVLPSTPGNQKQTINEALNRLEAGGSTAGSAGLKLAYEVAEENFMKEGNNRIILATDGDFNVGPSSNAEMERMIESYRDKKIFISVTGFGMGNYKDDKMEIIADKGNGNYSYIDNLMEAKKIFVNEFSSTLYTIAKDVKIQVEFNPAYVKEYRLVGYENRLLNEEDFDNDKKDAGEMGAGHSVTALYEIVPVNRKGDSRELKYQKVQVLPQAGDNNELATVKLRYKKPESNSSILFDKVIPYSVLGINQTSENFRFSAAVAEFGMLLRGSEFKGNVEYEDVLSLARGAKGSDTDGYRAEFIRLVELSEAGLTSMAE, encoded by the coding sequence ATGAAAAAGATAATGTTGATGATTGTGATTACATTCCTGATGACTTCAGGATCAGTACAACAGCACATAACCGGCAAGGTGGTGGATTCTTCAAATAATCCTATCCCCGGAGTGAATATCGTAATAAAGGGAACCACAACGGGAACTGTGACAGACGCCAACGGCGAGTTTTCGATACAGGTGACTGATGAAAACGCAGTGCTTGTTTTTACTTACATTGGTTACAATACGGAAGAAGTTAAGGTGAATTCTTCGGGGAATTTGCTAGTAATGCTGACAGAAAATGTTGCGCAGCTCGACGAGGTAGTGGTTGTAGGATACGGTTCTCATCGGGGGCGTGATAAAAGTTCAGCAAAATCAGAAATGCAGGGCCGTACTTCCGGTGTTGCTATAAGAGGTATAGCATCACAGCCATCCATGAGCTATTCAAAAGCATACTGTAACCCGGCACCGGACTTCAATACCGAAGGTTATTCTGCTATAAATGAAAACGGATATAAGAGTCCGTTGAAAGAACCTCTGTCAACATTCTCCATTGATGTGGATGCAGCTTCGTACAGCAATGTGAGGAGATTCATCAATGAGGGCCAGAAACCGGTACCCGATGCAGTTCGCATTGAAGAAATGATCAATTATTTCGATTATGATTATCCCCAGCCGGATAACGGGCATCCTTTTTCGATCATTACCGAATTAGGCGAATGCCCCTGGAACAGCGATCATAAGCTTTTACATATAGGATTGCAGGGTGAAAAGATGGTCACCAAAGACGTACCTCCGAGTAATCTTGTGTTTCTTATTGATGTTTCGGGTTCAATGGACATGCCCAACAAACTGCCGTTGTTAAAAAAGGCAATGAAGCTTCTTGTCAGCCAGTTAAGGGCGCAAGACAGGGTAGCAATGGTTGTTTATGCAGGGAGTTCGGGAATTGTGCTTCCTTCCACCCCAGGTAATCAGAAGCAGACAATCAATGAAGCACTTAACAGGCTTGAAGCAGGGGGATCCACAGCAGGTTCTGCCGGACTTAAGCTGGCTTATGAAGTGGCAGAAGAGAATTTCATGAAAGAAGGCAACAACCGCATTATTCTTGCGACAGACGGAGATTTCAACGTAGGTCCGTCAAGCAATGCCGAAATGGAAAGAATGATCGAATCATACCGTGATAAAAAAATATTCATTTCGGTTACCGGTTTTGGAATGGGAAACTACAAGGATGATAAAATGGAGATTATAGCAGATAAAGGAAATGGGAACTATTCCTATATCGACAACCTCATGGAAGCTAAAAAGATATTTGTAAACGAATTCAGCAGCACTCTGTATACGATCGCAAAAGATGTGAAAATACAGGTTGAATTCAATCCGGCCTATGTTAAGGAATACAGGCTTGTTGGATATGAGAACCGATTGCTGAATGAGGAAGATTTCGACAATGATAAAAAGGATGCGGGAGAAATGGGCGCAGGCCACAGTGTAACGGCTTTGTATGAAATTGTGCCGGTAAACAGGAAAGGAGATTCAAGAGAATTGAAATACCAGAAAGTGCAGGTATTGCCTCAGGCTGGTGATAACAATGAGCTGGCGACTGTTAAGCTCAGGTATAAAAAACCGGAAAGCAATTCAAGCATCCTGTTCGACAAAGTGATTCCGTATAGTGTACTGGGTATAAATCAAACTTCTGAAAATTTCAGGTTCTCGGCTGCTGTGGCGGAATTCGGAATGCTGCTGAGGGGTTCTGAGTTTAAGGGCAATGTGGAGTATGAAGATGTATTGTCGCTTGCCCGTGGTGCGAAAGGAAGTGATACGGATGGTTACCGGGCAGAGTTTATCCGCCTCGTAGAACTCAGCGAAGCCGGCCTTACCTCCATGGCGGAGTGA
- a CDS encoding sigma-70 family RNA polymerase sigma factor, translated as MTDPELLDLYQSKKDLEALGALYKRYMILVYGLCMKYLKNRQDAQDAVMQIFETLVKDALRFEIRSFKSWLYGVSRNHCLMKLRYEKAENNRLDKFSADFFMEINDDMHPVEKADDPDVQVHLKDCMENLKKEQRLCVELFYYQQRCYKEIADELSFNENQVKSNIQNGKRNLKICLESKNQLKNVRENSDI; from the coding sequence ATGACCGATCCGGAGCTTCTGGATTTATATCAAAGTAAAAAGGACCTTGAAGCCCTTGGAGCATTATACAAAAGATATATGATCCTTGTATATGGCTTGTGCATGAAGTATCTTAAAAACAGGCAAGACGCACAGGATGCGGTAATGCAGATTTTTGAGACCCTTGTTAAAGATGCCCTGCGATTTGAGATCCGGAGTTTTAAGAGTTGGCTATATGGTGTAAGCCGAAATCATTGCCTTATGAAACTCCGTTATGAAAAAGCAGAAAATAACCGGCTGGATAAATTTTCAGCAGATTTTTTTATGGAAATCAATGACGATATGCACCCTGTTGAAAAAGCCGATGATCCCGATGTGCAGGTGCATTTAAAGGATTGCATGGAAAACCTTAAAAAGGAACAGCGCTTATGCGTTGAACTTTTTTATTATCAGCAGCGATGTTACAAGGAAATCGCAGATGAATTGTCATTCAATGAGAACCAGGTGAAGAGTAATATTCAGAACGGGAAGAGAAATTTGAAGATATGCCTTGAATCCAAAAACCAATTAAAAAATGTCCGGGAAAATTCCGACATATGA
- a CDS encoding carboxypeptidase-like regulatory domain-containing protein → MSGKIPTYDRIYSYLKGLLSNRERHELEKDMMQDSFNEEAFEGISQLSHEELEADMRRMMNRLDERIQPKRHVRMLLFYRIAAGLAILVALSTALYFLFPGNKQAPLLTQDAGKEKAVSVPETSVPGVPDQSADLKSETRKLGITRKSQGTSNSPAERGRDAIDRVSENNPTVPDNDLPVKSETMNSDRDEMNRVSTAAPMAEYKKGVSEASVSDDSSFEQQYITGRVLGINRQALAGVSIADQDTRSVTRTDNQGNFRLPVHSSSSKIALRYNGYKSIELSPKEIAGKEISMNEDRPPINDVLVTRYGKTTSAAGESQARAKAAAPSGTYQYYKPVPAGGSFKAFENWVESKIDVDKFMELLPGNYKITINLVVNSDGTLNQISVKEGVPPEVAEEYKRVVALSDAWQPARANETPIDSQIELIFSLIIQ, encoded by the coding sequence ATGTCCGGGAAAATTCCGACATATGACAGGATATACAGCTACCTGAAAGGTCTGCTATCAAACAGGGAACGCCATGAACTTGAGAAGGACATGATGCAGGATTCCTTTAATGAAGAGGCTTTTGAAGGGATAAGCCAGCTCTCACATGAAGAGCTGGAGGCCGATATGCGACGGATGATGAACCGGCTGGATGAACGGATTCAACCCAAACGGCACGTAAGGATGTTACTGTTTTACAGAATTGCTGCCGGCCTGGCTATCCTTGTAGCATTATCAACAGCACTTTATTTCCTGTTTCCCGGAAATAAACAGGCACCCTTACTGACCCAGGATGCCGGTAAAGAAAAAGCAGTTTCCGTTCCTGAAACCAGCGTTCCCGGCGTTCCGGACCAATCCGCTGACCTGAAATCAGAAACCCGTAAACTAGGAATAACAAGGAAATCCCAAGGTACATCCAATTCTCCTGCGGAACGAGGTAGAGATGCGATTGATCGCGTCTCTGAGAATAATCCAACTGTCCCTGATAATGATTTACCGGTTAAATCAGAAACAATGAATTCTGACAGAGACGAGATGAATCGCGTCTCCACGGCGGCCCCGATGGCAGAATACAAAAAGGGGGTATCTGAGGCATCTGTCTCGGATGATTCCTCCTTTGAACAGCAGTACATCACCGGAAGGGTTCTTGGTATAAACCGGCAGGCGCTTGCCGGTGTATCCATTGCAGACCAGGATACACGCTCGGTTACAAGAACAGATAACCAGGGTAATTTCAGATTGCCGGTACACAGTTCATCATCAAAGATCGCGTTACGGTACAACGGTTATAAATCAATTGAATTATCACCAAAGGAAATCGCAGGGAAAGAAATATCAATGAATGAAGACAGGCCTCCCATCAATGATGTGTTGGTTACCAGGTATGGAAAGACAACATCAGCTGCCGGTGAATCACAGGCCAGAGCAAAAGCCGCTGCTCCTTCAGGCACATACCAGTATTATAAACCTGTCCCTGCCGGTGGATCATTTAAAGCTTTTGAAAACTGGGTGGAGAGCAAAATCGATGTGGACAAATTTATGGAATTGCTGCCCGGCAACTATAAAATAACAATCAACCTGGTTGTAAACTCTGATGGTACGCTGAACCAGATTTCAGTTAAGGAAGGAGTACCTCCTGAAGTGGCTGAGGAATATAAGCGTGTGGTTGCCCTGAGTGATGCCTGGCAACCGGCCCGTGCCAATGAAACTCCTATTGATTCTCAGATAGAGCTGATTTTTTCACTTATCATTCAGTAA